From the Homo sapiens chromosome 1, GRCh38.p14 Primary Assembly genome, one window contains:
- the H4C15 gene encoding histone H4 isoform X1, producing MSGRGKGGKGLGKGGAKRHRKVLRDNIQGITKPAIRRLARRGGVKRISGLIYEETRGVLKVFLENVIRDAVTYTEHAKRKTVTAMDVVYALKRQGRTLYGFGG from the coding sequence ATGTCCGGCAGAGGAAAGGGCGGAAAAGGCTTAGGCAAAGGGGGCGCTAAGCGCCACCGCAAGGTCTTGAGAGACAACATTCAGGGCATCACCAAGCCTGCCATTCGGCGTCTAGCTCGGCGTGGCGGCGTTAAGCGGATCTCTGGCCTCATTTACGAGGAGACCCGCGGTGTGCTGAAGGTGTTCCTGGAGAATGTGATTCGGGACGCAGTCACCTACACCGAGCACGCCAAGCGCAAGACCGTCACAGCCATGGATGTGGTGTACGCGCTCAAGCGCCAGGGGCGCACCCTGTACGGCTTCGGAGGCTAG